One Hemitrygon akajei chromosome 11, sHemAka1.3, whole genome shotgun sequence DNA segment encodes these proteins:
- the atp5mf gene encoding ATP synthase subunit f, mitochondrial isoform X1 encodes MKRNSHWQPDVPLLKRKFMGLKLVEVPKWTLKRLLSPKSILDALCRGHNAYYKKYIDVKKGGIGGVAMILMGYIVISYIWEYSHIKNDRWRKYH; translated from the exons ATGAAGAGaaatagtcactggcagcctgATG TGCCACTTCTCAAGCGAAAGTTCATGGGTTTGAAATTAGTTGaggttcctaaatggactttaaaACGTCTGCTTTCTCCAAAATCTATCCTTGATGCTCTCTGCAGAG GCCACAATGCCTATTATAAGAAGTACATCGATGTGAAGAAAGGTGGGATTGGTGGAGTTGCAATGATCCTAATGGGCTACATTGTAATCAGCTACATATGGGAATACAGCCACATTA AGAATGATCGCTGGAGGAAATATCACTAA
- the atp5mf gene encoding ATP synthase subunit f, mitochondrial isoform X2 has protein sequence MCGQQAPAVPLLKRKFMGLKLVEVPKWTLKRLLSPKSILDALCRGHNAYYKKYIDVKKGGIGGVAMILMGYIVISYIWEYSHIKNDRWRKYH, from the exons ATGTGTGGACAGCAAGCACCTGCAG TGCCACTTCTCAAGCGAAAGTTCATGGGTTTGAAATTAGTTGaggttcctaaatggactttaaaACGTCTGCTTTCTCCAAAATCTATCCTTGATGCTCTCTGCAGAG GCCACAATGCCTATTATAAGAAGTACATCGATGTGAAGAAAGGTGGGATTGGTGGAGTTGCAATGATCCTAATGGGCTACATTGTAATCAGCTACATATGGGAATACAGCCACATTA AGAATGATCGCTGGAGGAAATATCACTAA